Within Sphingomonas piscis, the genomic segment CCGCTGCGACTAGCGCCGGCTGCTCAGGCGTTTCCAGCGTGGCGGCGAAGACCGGCGCGGCAACCGCGACCGCCATGGTTGCGCAGCACAAAGAAGCGAAGAAGATCGCTGCCTGGCGCATGGCCGGCAGCCCCGAAGTGTTTTCCATTTGTCGTCCCCTGTTTTTTGATCGAGGCGGCGCCTCTCATGGGGAGCGAATTGGACGAGTCCTGTTGCACGCGATTGTCGTGCACGGACCCAAGTTGTTGCAATTGTTGCAGCGCAGCAGCGGGCTACTGAAGGCCCTTCTTCATCATCTCGCGAATCCATGGGACGAGCGAGGTCCAGCTCAGCTCTTCGAACAATTCAATACCGGCGAGGTCGTCCTTGCGCCACACCACCTCGCCAGCAGGAACGGCAAGGCCTTCAATCGCGATCGTCAAAAAGGTGTCCGCATCCGGCAGTCCCACGCCCTGCACCTGCAACCCCTTGGCGGAAATATTGCGGAGCGTTGCAGGCTCCCAGTGACCTGCCCAGCGCAGGTGCACGGGACAGCGGATCTCGACCCGTGGCATGGTCCGGCGCTCGGCCGGTTGAGCGATCAGCGATCGGTTGATCAGCGCCAGCAAGTCCACCGGCTGCTTGAACGCAAGGCCTGCCTCGCCACCGCGCACCCATTCCACCGTTGCGGCTGGACGCTGGCCGGTGCCGAGTTCGACCGAGACGCTGGCGCCAGGCGCCGTCTTCAACGATCCGCGGACCGTCGCGCCCCGCGCCGAGATCTTGCGGAAGACACAGTCGTGGCGCCTGGAGGAATCGTAAATGGCGCCGCTGTCGAAGGGGCCCAGCGCCTCGCGCGGCGGCACATCGTCCGGCCACGGAAGCCGGTCGCCGACGATGAAGGTGGTCACCGAAGCTGCTGCAGCCATTACCTGTCCCGAGCGTGTCGGCACGGGAATGCGCCCCTACAAGCTAATAAGTGGTGAACTCAGGAGGCGGCAAAGAAAAAGGGCGCCGGCAGGGGAAAACCGCGGCGCCCTTCCTCGCGGGCTCAAGCCGTCTGCGTGCGGACGGCCGGCCCGAAGTAATCGATTGCCCTAAGGCAATTACATCGCGTTGACGGCGTTGGCGTCACCATCGCGAACAGCGTCGGCAGCGTTGGCGCCGGCGTCCTCAACGGCATCCGCCTGATTTTCCAGCGCATCTTCCGCATTCTCGGTCGTCGCGTTGTCGGCGGCTTCCTCGAGATTGTCGGCGGTCGCTTCGGCATTCGCCTCGATGTTGTCGGCGGCTTGCTCGGTCGGGCTGCTGTTGCAGGCGGCGAGACCGACGAGGCCGGTGGCGATCACAAGAGCGGTTTTGATCTTCATGAGAAACTCCCTGTTTGCAGCCTGTTCGGCTCTGCAGCGTCCAATACGCCTGACGCATGTTACTGTTCCGTGCGCGCAATGAAAGGGACAACTTAGATTAGCCCGTCAACGTTTGCGTCCCCGGCCGTCCCCGTTAGAGATGGGGACGGAGATGATCAGGCGAATACTCTGCAAGCTGGGCTGGCATAGCGAGGACCGGGCGTTCATCGGCAAGCGCAAGTCGGGTCGCGTTGCCTATCGCTATTATTGCAACGCTTGCGCGCGCGAGTTCACGACGAGCCGCCGCTGACCATTGACCGACCTGCGGCCCGAAATCCTGGCGATCGCGCCGATGCTTCCTTCGCTGATGGCGAAATTGCAGGAAAGCTTTACGGTTCATTGCTTGTGGCAGCAGGCCGATCCTACAGGTTTCCTCGCCGACATCGGACCTCGGATCCGCGGCGTCACGAGCAGCTTCGCTGGACCGGTGCCAGGCGGGTTGCTCGAGCAGTTCCCGAACCTTGAGATCATCGCCAGCTTCGGCGTCGGCTATGACAATGTCGATGCCGCTGCCGCTGCCGCACGGGGCGTGGTCGTCACCAACACGCCCGGCGTGCTCGACGACGAGGTGGCGGACCTTACGCTCGGCCTGTTGTTGGCGACGCTTCGGCGAATTCCGCAAGCCGACCGCTTCGTGCGGACGGGCCAGTGGATCGAAGGCGCCTTTCCATTGTCGCCGAGCTTGCGCGGACGACGGGTGGGGATCGTCGGAATGGGCAATATCGGCCGTGCGATCGCGCAGCGGTTGGCCGGTTTCGACGTGGAGATCGCCTATCATGCGCGCTCGGCCAAGCCGGACCTGACGCTACCCTACCACTCCAGCGTGGTGGCGCTGGCACAAGCGAGCGATGTCCTGATCGCCATTGTTCCAGGCGGTGAGGAGACTCGGCACCTTATCGGTGCCGAGGTCCTGAAGGCGCTTGGGCCTGATGGCGTGCTGATCAACGTTGCGCGCGGCAGCGTGGTCGACGAACAGGCGCTGATCACGGCACTTCAGTCGGGCACCATCCTTGCCGCCGGGCTCGACGTCTACGACGATGAACCGAACGTTCCGCGGGCACTGATCGACATGCCCAATGTCGTACTTCTGCCCCATGTGGGATCGGCATCGGCGCGGACACGTGATGCGATGGGTCAGTTGGTTGTCGACAATCTCGTTGGCTGGTTCGGCCAGGGCTCTGTGCTGACCCCGGTTCCGGAAAGCGAACCTCTGCTGGGCCGCGGCGTTACGCGATAGGGGCGCCCTGAGCGCTTGCGACGGCCTTCATCAAGCCGACAATCACGACGCACAATCCGCTGACCGCGGTGGTGTGGACGATGAGGCAGAGTTCTGCGCGCATGAAGCGAGTAAGCATTACTTGAATTCCCGAAAGCTGGTGGCTGGAAAGCCGATGCCCGGGAACTAGAGTTGCTTTGTCGTTCGGTTGTGCCGGAGGCGAAACCTTATTGTGTCAATTGTGTCGGCGCTTACTGCCGTCCGGCAAGCAGTGCATCGACCACGGACGGATCGGCGAGGGTGGACGTGTCGCCAAAGCCGCTCGTTTCGCCTTCCGCAATCTTGCGCAGGATCCGGCGCATGATCTTGCCCGACCGGGTCTTGGGCAGCGCGGGCGTGAACTGGATCTTCTCGGGCGCCGCGAGCGCGCCGATGTCCTTGCGCACCTCCTGGTTCAATTCCCTGCGCAGCGCATCGTCGCCTTCTTCACCGGCGTTCAGCGTCACATAGGCGTAAATGGCCTGCCCCTTGATCTCGTGCGGCATGCCGACCACCGCCGCTTCGGCGACCTTTGGATGTGCGACCAATGCACTTTCCACCTCGGCAGTGCCGATGCGGTGTCCGGAAACGTTGATCACGTCGTCGACCCGGCCGGTAATCCAGTAATATCCGTCCTCGTCGCGGCGGCAGCCATCGCCGGTGAAGTAGAGCCTCTTGTACGTCGAGAAATAGGTCTGGAAGAAGCGGTCGTGATCGCCCCAGACGGTGCGCATCTGTCCGGGCCAGGACGCGGCGATGCAGAGGTTGCCGGACGTGGCGCCGTCCAACTCCTTGCCCTCCGCGTCGACCAGCAACGGCTGGATGCCGGGAAGTGGCCTGGTCGCCGAACCGGGCTTCATGTCGGTCGCGCCCGGAAAGGGGGCGATGAGGATGCCGCCGGTCTCGGTCTGCCACCAAGTGTCGGTCACCGGGCAGCGGCGGTCCCCGACCACGCGCCAATACCAGTCCCAAGCTTCCGGGTTGATCGGCTCGCCGACCGTGCCGAGCAGGCGCAAGCTCTTGCGGGAATGGCGGGTCACCCAATCGTCGCCCTCACGCATCAGCGCGCGGATGGCGGTGGGCGCGGTGTAGAAGATGGTGACTCCCAGGCGGTCGATCGTCTCCCAGAAACGGCCGAAGTCAGGGTAGTTGGGAACCCCGTCGAACATGACGGTCGTCGCGCCCATCGCCAGGGGACCATAGACGACATAGGTGTGCCCGGTGATCCAGCCGACGTCGGCGGTGCACCAGTAGATGTCGTCTTCGCCGGCGCCGAAGATCCAGTCGAAGGTGGTTGCCGCCCAGGTCGCATAGCCGCCGGTCGTGTGAACCACGCCCTTCGGCTTTCCGGTCGAGCCGGACGTGTAGAGGATGAACAGCGGGTCTTCCGCGTCCATAACTTCGGGCGCGCAGTCAGTGGCGAGGCTGCCGCGTACCGCCGAATAGCTGACGTCGCGGCCGTCCTTCATCGCCACGTCCGCGCCCGTGCGGCTGACGACGATCACAGTGGCAACGTCGCGCTTCTCCAGCGCCTTGTCGACGTTGGCTTTTAGCGGGATGACCTTGCCGCCCCGCACGCCCTCGTCGGCGGTTATGACGCAGGTGGCGTCGCAATCCTCAATGCGCCCCGCCAAGCTGTCGGGGGAGAAGCCGCCGAACACGACCGAATGAATGGCGCCGATCCGCGCGCAGGCGAGCATAGCAGCGGCCGCCTCCGGGATCATCGGCATGTAGATCATCACCCGGTCGCCGCGCGCAACTCCGCGTTGCTTGAGCAGGTTGGCGAAGCGGCAGGTCTCTTCGTACAGCTCGCGATAGGTGAGCGTGCGGCCCTGACCCGGCTCGTCGGCCTCAAAAATGATCGCCGTCCGGTCGCCGCGCTCGGCCAGTTGGCGGTCGAGGCAGTTGACGGAGAGGTTGAGCTGCCCGTCGGCATACCAGCGGATGTGGAAGTCGGCCTGATCGTAGGAATAGTCACCGGCCTGTGCGGGGAATCGAGTCCAGTCGAGCCGTCGCGCCTGGTCGAGCCAAAAGGCTTCGGGATCGCGCGCAGCCTGCTCGTGCAATATTGCGAGCTCGGCTGGGCCGGTCCTGGCGCCAAAATCTTGCGGGACGGGGTGCACGGTGTCGCTCATTTGACGCTCTTCAGCTTGGCGCGGTCCAATATGCTTTGCGCCTGGAGGAGGTGGGGCCGGTCGACCATCTTGCCGCCGACGCTCAGCACGCCTGCGTCCGGAGCCCGTGCGAACGCATCGATGACGGCGCGGGCCTCGGCAAGCTCCTGAGGCGAGGGGGTGAAAGCGGCATTGATGACCGGCACCTGATCGGGGTGGATGGCGAGCTTGCCGGTGAAGCCGTCGCCGCGCGCGGCCGCCGCTTCCGCCTGCAAGCCGTCGAGATCGCGAAAGTCGGCGTAGATGCCGTCGACCGGCTGAACGCCCGCTGCAACGGCGCCGGCGAGACACAGCGTTCTGGCCAGCTGAAAGGTAAAGGTCAGCACACCATTCTCGTCGGTCTTCGACGACGCGCCGAGCGCCGCGGACAGATCCTCCGCCCCCCAACTCATCGCCGCGAGCGTCGAGCCGGGCACGCGGTAGGACAGCAGGCCGAAAAGACTGGCCGGGGTCTCGGTGACGATCGCATGGATGGGGATATTCCCGGTGCGATGCGCGAGCTGGGTGACGTCGGCTCCGCTTTCCGCCTTGGGGAGGACGATCCCGGCCACATCGGCAACGCCCAAGACCTCGAGATCGTCCTTGTGATACTCGCTGGTGAGCGGGTTGACCCGGACCCACCACTCCGGCCCGCCCGCACGCTTCGGCAGGCCCCGCAGCATTTCGCGCGCAGCCGCCTTGCGACCTGGCGCAACGCTATCCTCCAGATCGAAGATCAAGGCATCCGCATCGCTATCGATCGCCTTGGCGATCTTCTTCTCGCTGTCGGCCGGGACGAACAGCCAGCTGCGGTGGGTCATGCGGGCTTCTTGGCGAGCAAGGCGGTGCGGGTGCAGCGCGCGACCAGCTCATCGCGCTGGTTGAAGCTTCGGTGCGTGAAGGTGACGACCCCGGCGGTCGGCCGGGACGTGCTGTCGCGAAGTGCGGTCACTTCCGTTTCCGTGCGGAGCGTATCGCCGACGAACACGGGCGCGGGGAAGGTGACCTGGTCGTAGCCGAGGTTGGCGACCAAGGTGCCGAGCGTCGTATCCTCGACGCTTACCCCGATCATCAGCCCGAAGGTGAAGACGGAATTGACCAGCGGCTTGCCGAACTCGCTTGCGGCGGCGGCTTCGTGGTCGAGGTGGAGCGGCTGCGGATTGTGGGTGAGGGTGGAGATGAGGACATTGTCCGTCTCCGTCACCGTGCGCCGGATCGCATGGGCGATGCGGTCGCCGACCTGCCACTCATCGAAGAAGCGTCCGGGCATGTCGCCTCCCTAGGCAGCGCCGACCGGCTTGCCAAGCGTTCAGCCTAGCCGAGGCTTCGGCGAGTCAGTCGCGCCTTGAGGTCGCCCATCCCGATCAGCTCCACAGCCTCCTCGCGCCGGCTGGAGCGGATGACAGTGGCGATGTGGCCAAGCATCTGGCCGGCGATGTCCACCGTCTGCAGCGCCGTTTCGTGCCGCATGACGACGGCGGGGTCGCTGCACAGGTCATCACCCATCGCATCGAGCATTCGCCGGGCGTAATCGAGCTCCTGCCCGAGCCGCAGAAGCAGCGGGTCGTCGGTCATCGGCGGCGGCGGGGCGGCAAGGCCGGCTTGGCGGCAGGCGCGGGCACTGGGTCGGCGCGGTATCGGGCAATGATCCGGTCGCAGCGTTCCTGTGCGCTGGCGGCGGATTGGACCTCGGTCTTCAGGTGCGAGGGCGCACCATAATAGTCTTTGCGCAAGATCCGCGGCCTTTCCATGGCTGCGAGTTTAGGGCGCCACCGTAAACAAAGGATTTTAAAGCCGAATTGGATGAATCTGGTTAATCGTCCGTTTGGCTTGAGGCGTCGAACCGCTCTTGCGCGGCGCGGATGCACTCGATGTGTTCGGCCGCCCACGCGCCAAGAGCACGCACCGGACCGCGAAGCGAAGTGCCCAATTCCGTCAGCTCATAATCGACCCGCGGTGGGATCGTCGGAGTGACGTGGCGGCTGATGAGGCCGTCCCGCTCCAGCCCGCGCAGGGATAGGGTAAGCATGCGCTGTGAAATGCCGTCGATCTCCCGCTTCAGCTCGGAGAAACGCCGGGGCCCATAGCCCAGCGCCATGACGATCTGCATACTCCACTTGTCGCCGACCCGGTTGAGAACGGGCGTGATGCGCGTGCAGGCGTGACTGACGAAGCGGTCCTGCGCGACCGGCTCCTGGTGGGGCTTGGGAGTCACATCTTCGGAGGGCACGGCCCCCGAGGTCACATCAATGTGCCCGAGGGACAAATTTGTGCTGTCTTGAAGGCGGTCCATAGGTGGTTACTTAGACGTCCTCGGTAACAAATCAATACCAAGGATAAACCAATGACCATCCTCAAGATCGACAGCAGCATCACCGGCGAGAATAGCGTCAGCCGTCAGCTCACTGCCCGCATCGTCGACCAGCTTCGCGGCGCCGGTTCGGACGTGATCGAGCGCGATTTGGTGGAGCAGCCGCTGGACCATCTGACGCTGGACGCCTTTGCCGACAGCAGCATCCTCGACGAGTTTCTCGCGGCGGACACGATCGTGATCGGCGCGCCGATGTATAATTTCACCCTGCCAAGCCAGCTGAAGGCCTGGCTCGACCGCATTCTCGTCGCGGGCAAGACGTTTCGCTACACCGAAGCGGGGCCCGAAGGACTCGCGGGTAACAAGCGCGTGATCGTCGCTCTGTCACGCGGCGGATTTTACGCTGCAGGCTCGCCGGCCTCGGCGCTCGAGCATCTCGAAACCTACCTGACCGGCGTATTCGGCTTTATCGGCATCGTCCCCGAGTTCGTCCATGCCGATGGGATTGCAGTTGGGCCTGAAGCGCGCGAAGCTGGGATTGCGAACGGGCTGCAGGAAATCGAGCGGCTCGCCGCCTGACGCGTTCACGCCTCAACTGGGGGACAAATGAATGAACAACGATCGTCTAACTGCCTGGGCGCCGGCCATGCTCGGCGTCCTGCGCATCATGTCCGGACTTTTGTTCCTGGAGCACGGCACGCAAAAGTTCCTGTCCTTCCCGGCGGGTGAGTATGCCGGCATGGGCCTGACCTTCTCCAACCCGGGTGCCTATGCGGGCGTGATCGAGCTCATCACCGGGCTGTTGATTGCGATCGGTTTGTTCACACGCCCCGCGGCATTCCTTGCGTCGGGCACGATGGCCGCGGCCTACTTCATGGCCCACGCGCCGCAGAACTTTTTTCCGGTGAACAACGCTGGGGACGCAGCAATCCTGTACTGCTTCGTCTTTCTTTACTTCGTCTTCGCAGGCCCCGGCCGGTTCAGTATCGACGGTAGCCTTCGCGCCCGCCGGGCCTGAGGTAAGGGCGCGGGTCTCGGCCGCCGGGCTGAACCCGCGCCTGCCTCCAGCGTTTTCTCCTCAAAGGAGAATGCGATGACGGAACTTAGCGAAAAGCAGCGCGATGCGCTGGACGACGAGAAGTTCGCCTTTCCAAAAGAACGCAAGATGCCGATCGAGGATGCAAGTCACGTCCGCAATGCGGTGGCGCGCTTCAATCAGGTCGAAGGCGTTTCCGACGGCGAACGCGACGCAGCGTGGAAGCGGATCAAGGCCGCGGCGACGAAGCACGGCGTCGAGCTGAATGAGAGTAGCTGGCGCGAGCTTAAGTCGAACTAGGCGCTAAGCAGCCGAAGTGGGTTTTCGATCAGCGCCTTCATGGCCTGAAGAAAGCTCGCCGCGTCCCAGCCGTCGACGACGCGGTGGTCGCAGGACAGGGACAGGTTCATCCGCTTGCGAACCTCGATCTCGTCGCCCACCGGGACGAGCTTCTCCTCGATCTTGTTGACGGCGATGATTGCGACTTCCGGCCGGTTGATGACCGGCGTCGAGGTGATGCCGCCCATCGGCCCGAGGCTCGACAGGGTGATTGTCGAGCCCATCAGTTCGTCGCGTGTCGCCTTGCCGGTGCGCGCTGCCTCCGCGAGACGAACCGCTTCAGAAGCGATCTGCCATACGCTCATGCCTTGAGCATTGCGGATGACCGGCACCATCAGGCCGCCCGGAGTCTGCGTCGCCATGCCGAGGTGCACCGCGCCATGCCGCGTGACCACCATCCCCTCATCATCGAAGGTGGCATTGAGCATCGGCCAGTCGGCAATCGCCTTGCCCATGGCGGCAATCAGGAAGGGAAGCAGCGTCAGCTTCGGCTGGTCGCCTCTGTCCCGGTTCATCATCGCGCGCGTGTCTTCAAGCGCGGTGACGTCGAACTCCTCGACGAGTGTGAAGTGCGGAATCCGGCGCTTCGCCTCCGCCATATTCTCCGCGATCTTGCGGCGGAGGCCGACGACCTTGATCGCCTCGTCGGCACGGGCGGCCGAGCCCCGGCCGGAGACGCTGCCGCCATTGTAGAGCAGGTAAGTGTCCAAGTCGGAGTGGCGAATGCGGTCGCTATTGGTGCGGACGTGGGCAAGGTCGATGCCGAGGTCGCGGGCGCGCTGGCGAACAGCGGGAGAGGCGAGGACTTTTCCGTCAGTTGAACCCCCTACCTCGTTCGTCCCGAGCGAAGTCGAGGGGCGTTGCTTCATCGCCGGTGCTTCACGCACCTCGACTTCGCGCTTCGCGCTACGCTCGGCACGAACGGGTTCTAAGGTTGGCTCTACGTCAGTGGTTGGAAGCTCTTCCTCCATCGCTGCCGTGGGTTCCACCGCGCCATCGGCCAGCGGCACTTCCTCCGCCGCAGCCGCATCACCGCCCGTGTCCAGCACCACCAGCACCGACCCGATCGGCACCAGATCGCCGACCTCGCCCGCCAGCTCGACCACCGTGCCCGCGACCGGCGATTCCATCTCCACCGTCGCCTTGTCGGTCATCATGTCGGCAAGCTGCTGGTCTTCCTCGATCCGGTCGCCCACCTTCACGTGCCAGGCGACGATCTCCGCCTCCGCAATGCCCTCGCCGATGTCGGGGAGCTTGAATTCGTACCTAGCCATCAGGCCTCCAGCACTTTCTTGAGGGCCGTCCGCATGCGGATCGGGCCGGGGAAATAGATCCATTCGTAGGCGTGCGGGTAGGGCGTGTCCCAACCGGCAACGCGAACCACCGGCGCTTCGAGATGGTAGAAGCAGCGTTCCTGCACCAAGGCAGACAGCTCGGCGCCGAAGCCGCTGGTCCGCGTCGCCTCGTGCACGACCAAACAGCGGCCGGTCTTCTTCACGCTTTCCTCGATGGTCTCGATGTCGAGCGGAAGAAGGGTGCGCAGGTCGATCAGCTCGCCGTCGATGTCATTTTCTTCCAGCGCTGCCAGCGCGACGTGAACCATCGTGCCGTAGGCAAGGACCGTTACCGCCTCGCCGGGGCGGACGATTGCGGCCTTGCCCAGCGGCACGGTGTAGTAATCGTCCGGAACCTCGCTCGCCGGGTGCTTCGACCAGGGCGCCACCGGCTTGTCATGGTGGCCGTCGAAGGGGCCGTTGTAGATGCGCTTGGGCTCGAAGAAGACCACGGGGTCCGGATCTTCGATCGCCGCGAGCAGCAGGCCCTTGGCGTCGTAAGGGTTGGACGGAATCACCGTTCGGAGGCCGGACACGTGCGTGAACAGGCTTTCCGGCGATTGGCTGTGCGTCTGCCCGCCGTAAATGCCGCCGCCGTAGGGCGAGCGGATCACCAGCGGCATCGTCCACTCGCCCGCCGTGCGATAGCGCATGCGCGCCGCTTCGGACACGATCTGGTCATAGCCCGGATAGATGTAATCGGCGAACTGGATCTCGACGACCGGCTTCAGCCCATAAGCCGCCATGCCGATGGCGGTGCCAATGATGCCGTTCTCGCTGATCGGCGTGTCGAACACGCGGGTCTTGCCGAACTGTTGCTGCAGCCCGTGCGTGGCGCGGAAGACGCCACCGAAATAGCCGACGTCTTCGCCGGCGATGACGATACGGTCGTCCTGCTCCATCGCGCACTGGAGGCCATGGTTGATGGCCTGGATCATGTTGCGCGCGGTCATTCGACGTCGTGCCCGAGATATTCGCGCGCTTCGCCGAGCGCGAGCTCACGCTGCTCCTGAAGGTGCCAGGGCGTATGTTCGAACACGTCCTCGAACATCGAACCGATCCGGTCGAAGCCTTGTTGCGGGAGAACGCCGAAGCCTTCGGCCTCTTTTTGCAGCTTGCGGACCTCGGCGGAGATTTCCGCCTCCATGGCCGCGTGCCGTTCGTCGTCCCACTCGCTCAAGGCGACGAGGTGCGCCTTTAGCCGCGCGATCGGATCGCCAAGCGGCCATTGCTGCGCTTCGCCGGCAGGGCGATAGCCGGTCGGGTCGTCGGACGTGGAATGGCCTTCCGCGCGGTAGCTGAAATATTCGATCAACGTCGGCCCGAGGTTCAGCCTTGCCCGCTCCGCCGCCCAGTGGGTTGCCGCATAGACGGCGAGCGCGTCATTGCCGTCTACCCGTAGCGAAGCGATCCCATAGCCGACCGCCCGCTGGGCGAACGTCGCCCGCTCCGCCCCGGCGATCCCTGAGAAGGTCGAGATTGCCCACTGGTTGTTGACCACCGCAAGAATGACGGGCGCATTGTACACAGAGGCGAAGGTCAGTGCGGCGTGGAAGTCGCCTTCCGCCGTTGCGCCCTCGCCGGTCCAGGCCATTGCAATCCGGCTGTCGCCGCGGATCGCCGATGCCATCGCCCAGCCCACGGCCTGCGGATATTGCGTCCCGAGGTTGCCGGAGATGGAGAAGAAGCCGTGGCGCCTGTCGCTGTACATGATCGGCAGCTGGCGGCCGTGCAGCGGGTCTTCGGCATTCGAGTAGATCTGGCACATCATCTGCGCCATCGGGTAACCCCGCGCGATCAGCAGACCCTGCTGGCGGTAGGTCGGGAAATGCATGTCGTCGAAATCGGTGGCATGCGCCGCGGCGATGGCGATCGCCTCCTCGCCCGTACACTTCATGTAGAAGCTGGTTTTGCCCTGACGCTGGGCACGATACATGCGGTCGTCGAAGATACGCACGGTAACCATGTTGCGTAGCATGGTCCGCAGCACGTCGGGACTAAGCTTCGGGTCCCAGGGCCCAACCGCGCGATTGTCTTCGTCCAGCACGCGCACCAGTTGCAGCGCCAACGGATGCGTGTCCGTGGGCGACGCTGCGACATCGGGCCTCGGCGTCGAACCTGCCGAGGGAATGACCATTCCGGAAAAGTCGGGCGTGTCGCCTGGCCGGAACGGCGGTTCGGGTACGTGCAAACTCAAAACAGGTCGGTTGGACCGATCGGTGGAGATACGGTCGTTCATATGCACGGCTTAGTCGTGCCGGAAGACGGCGGCAACAGCCGTGCGTTGACCTTGCCGCGCCGGTCGCGCTAGGCGCCGCGCATGGCCGACCCGCAAGACACATTCCCCGACCGCCTCTCGCTCGACCCGCGCAGCCCGCACTTCAACCAAGACGTGCTGAGCCGCGGGGTCGGGATCAAGTTCAACGGTCAGGAAAAGACCAACGTCGAGGAATATTGCATCTCAGAAGGATGGATCCGGGTCGCGGCCGGCAAAAGCCGCGACCGTTACGGCAATCCGATGACCGTGAAGCTCAAAGGCACGGTCGAGCCTTACTTTGAAACGTCGCCCGTTGCCGAGCCTGACGCTCAGCGCGACGAGGGTGTCGCCGACGAGGGGTAAGCTGGCCTTGCGCGGCGACGCTCGCGCAACTTGTTGACTCCCCACAATACCGCGGCACCCGCAGCCAGCGGGCCAAGCCCGCGACGGGCCAACGCTGCCGCGCCATAGCCCAGAATGGCACCCCTGGCGCCGCTGTTACGCCCGGCAACTTTCTCGCCGAGCCATGCGCCTGCAATCTTTCCAAGCATTTTCGAGTCCTTGTCCCAAGTGGCTTTCAACGGAGTCAAAGGACGAAGCGTGCGAGAGTTCCGGTGCAGGCGGCCATGCGGGTTGGGATTTCTCGCCAAACCCGTGTGGCAATTCCCACCATCCAACCTGAAAATTCTCCCAAGCCAAGCAGAAACCGCAGTTTTCAGCGTTTGGCACAACCCTTGAATAGAAAGGGACATCCCCGCCGATCGGAAAGCGGCGGGCCAAAAGGGAGAAGTTGAAATGTCCGGTCAGTCCAAGATCATGACCACGTTGATCGCGGCTCTGGGTAGCTTGCTGCTGAGCAGCGTCACTGTCGCCGCGGCCGTCGGCCCGGCCCATGTCGTCGCGAACGGTGCGGAAGTCACCACCTATGCGTGACATGGACATCATCGAGGCACAGGTTCCGGCGCGGCGGCTGATCGTTCAGCCGGCCACCGCCGACCTGCCCCGCCCGCTGGCGGCATTGTCCAATTGGTTTTCCGGCCCGGTCTTCTCCCGCACCCGCGACATCGTTGCGGCCAACATGACGGAGATGCTGGATCGGTCCGAGGACCCGGCGCGGATGATCCGCATGATCATCCTCGAGATGGAAGAAACCCTTGTGGAGGTCCGGGCGTCGGCGGCACGGCTGATCGCGGACAGCAAGGATTTGCAGCGTC encodes:
- a CDS encoding DUF3297 family protein; this encodes MADPQDTFPDRLSLDPRSPHFNQDVLSRGVGIKFNGQEKTNVEEYCISEGWIRVAAGKSRDRYGNPMTVKLKGTVEPYFETSPVAEPDAQRDEGVADEG
- a CDS encoding dihydrolipoamide acetyltransferase family protein; this translates as MARYEFKLPDIGEGIAEAEIVAWHVKVGDRIEEDQQLADMMTDKATVEMESPVAGTVVELAGEVGDLVPIGSVLVVLDTGGDAAAAEEVPLADGAVEPTAAMEEELPTTDVEPTLEPVRAERSAKREVEVREAPAMKQRPSTSLGTNEVGGSTDGKVLASPAVRQRARDLGIDLAHVRTNSDRIRHSDLDTYLLYNGGSVSGRGSAARADEAIKVVGLRRKIAENMAEAKRRIPHFTLVEEFDVTALEDTRAMMNRDRGDQPKLTLLPFLIAAMGKAIADWPMLNATFDDEGMVVTRHGAVHLGMATQTPGGLMVPVIRNAQGMSVWQIASEAVRLAEAARTGKATRDELMGSTITLSSLGPMGGITSTPVINRPEVAIIAVNKIEEKLVPVGDEIEVRKRMNLSLSCDHRVVDGWDAASFLQAMKALIENPLRLLSA
- a CDS encoding alpha-ketoacid dehydrogenase subunit beta, whose amino-acid sequence is MTARNMIQAINHGLQCAMEQDDRIVIAGEDVGYFGGVFRATHGLQQQFGKTRVFDTPISENGIIGTAIGMAAYGLKPVVEIQFADYIYPGYDQIVSEAARMRYRTAGEWTMPLVIRSPYGGGIYGGQTHSQSPESLFTHVSGLRTVIPSNPYDAKGLLLAAIEDPDPVVFFEPKRIYNGPFDGHHDKPVAPWSKHPASEVPDDYYTVPLGKAAIVRPGEAVTVLAYGTMVHVALAALEENDIDGELIDLRTLLPLDIETIEESVKKTGRCLVVHEATRTSGFGAELSALVQERCFYHLEAPVVRVAGWDTPYPHAYEWIYFPGPIRMRTALKKVLEA
- a CDS encoding 3-methyl-2-oxobutanoate dehydrogenase (2-methylpropanoyl-transferring) subunit alpha — translated: MNDRISTDRSNRPVLSLHVPEPPFRPGDTPDFSGMVIPSAGSTPRPDVAASPTDTHPLALQLVRVLDEDNRAVGPWDPKLSPDVLRTMLRNMVTVRIFDDRMYRAQRQGKTSFYMKCTGEEAIAIAAAHATDFDDMHFPTYRQQGLLIARGYPMAQMMCQIYSNAEDPLHGRQLPIMYSDRRHGFFSISGNLGTQYPQAVGWAMASAIRGDSRIAMAWTGEGATAEGDFHAALTFASVYNAPVILAVVNNQWAISTFSGIAGAERATFAQRAVGYGIASLRVDGNDALAVYAATHWAAERARLNLGPTLIEYFSYRAEGHSTSDDPTGYRPAGEAQQWPLGDPIARLKAHLVALSEWDDERHAAMEAEISAEVRKLQKEAEGFGVLPQQGFDRIGSMFEDVFEHTPWHLQEQRELALGEAREYLGHDVE